A single region of the Latilactobacillus curvatus JCM 1096 = DSM 20019 genome encodes:
- a CDS encoding ABC transporter ATP-binding protein/permease, with translation MTLLEIKDIHKSYYMNKAEFKVLKGINLSFDRGEFVSILGESGGGKSTLLNIIGGLDHQYDGELIVDGTSLKNASEKKFDAYRSQTIGFIFQSFNLISHLTNLENVMVPLEMTDLSHKERVAKATALLEQVGLKEHIHKHPNQLSGGQKQRVAIARALAADPDVIIADEPTGALDSQNTAEILEILQKIAEDGKLVIAVTHSQAVADHGTRVVHMVDGQIDYDKQLKPAYPAPTGPVIKKSSPLSFMSAFKMAMQHMRYDIKRNLLIIFGASIGIFSVILMLGLGQGVTGYINDQISSQVNPNTIQIARNLTRKQIEAGEQGNLADKDINRLNKVKNVTKVEKGYYMNGVQVHYQKKSETVQMFQTFNKTERVQDIKTGTKPGANEIILTKAMAKKLDKNYKKMVGRTVTIYVNAISKDQRPVQMRQDVKVSGIINSGTEAVTYGTLAKMYQAQGLEFAPNFAAVTVNKTQNVKAVQNKIKTYTSKVNGKTQKDYQITGVGAILDSINTYLMLAFYVLAGIAGISLLVSAIMIIVVLYISVSERTKEIGILRAIGARKKDIRHLFVSEAFLIGLLSSVLGAGIAGLGQLLVNTLAQPLTHMPIVAITSGYVLFGIIISIIISLLAALAPSRKAAKLDPIEALAAE, from the coding sequence TTGACATTATTAGAGATTAAAGATATTCACAAGTCCTATTATATGAACAAGGCTGAATTTAAAGTCTTAAAAGGCATCAATTTAAGCTTTGACCGTGGCGAATTTGTTTCAATCCTCGGGGAATCAGGCGGCGGTAAATCGACGTTGCTGAACATCATCGGTGGGTTAGATCACCAATACGATGGGGAGCTCATCGTTGATGGGACATCTTTAAAGAATGCATCCGAAAAGAAATTTGATGCTTATCGGAGTCAAACGATTGGCTTTATTTTCCAGAGCTTTAATTTAATTAGTCATTTGACTAACTTGGAAAATGTGATGGTGCCACTTGAAATGACTGATCTATCACATAAGGAACGGGTTGCCAAAGCGACCGCCTTATTGGAACAAGTTGGCTTGAAGGAACATATCCATAAACATCCCAACCAATTGTCAGGTGGACAAAAGCAACGGGTTGCTATTGCCAGAGCCTTGGCTGCTGATCCAGATGTCATCATTGCCGATGAACCAACGGGTGCGTTAGATAGCCAGAATACGGCCGAGATTCTCGAAATCTTACAAAAGATTGCCGAAGATGGCAAACTCGTCATCGCCGTAACCCATTCACAAGCCGTTGCTGACCACGGAACACGGGTTGTCCACATGGTTGATGGGCAGATTGATTATGACAAGCAATTAAAACCAGCTTACCCAGCTCCAACTGGTCCGGTAATTAAGAAGAGTAGTCCATTAAGTTTTATGTCTGCTTTCAAAATGGCAATGCAACACATGCGCTACGATATTAAACGGAATTTGCTCATTATTTTTGGCGCGTCCATTGGGATTTTCTCCGTCATTTTAATGCTAGGCTTGGGTCAAGGGGTGACTGGCTATATTAATGATCAGATTTCATCGCAAGTTAATCCAAATACGATTCAGATTGCAAGAAACCTCACGCGCAAACAGATTGAAGCCGGTGAACAAGGTAACTTAGCTGATAAGGATATCAACCGCCTTAATAAGGTCAAAAACGTGACGAAGGTTGAAAAGGGCTACTACATGAATGGTGTCCAAGTGCACTATCAAAAGAAGAGTGAAACAGTCCAAATGTTCCAAACGTTTAATAAAACCGAACGTGTCCAAGATATTAAGACCGGGACTAAACCTGGGGCCAACGAAATTATTTTAACGAAGGCAATGGCTAAGAAGTTAGATAAAAATTACAAGAAGATGGTTGGTCGGACAGTAACCATTTACGTCAATGCCATTAGTAAGGATCAACGTCCAGTTCAAATGCGCCAAGATGTGAAAGTTTCAGGGATCATCAATTCTGGGACTGAAGCCGTCACATATGGCACATTAGCCAAGATGTACCAAGCGCAAGGATTAGAGTTTGCACCCAACTTTGCAGCAGTCACGGTTAATAAGACCCAAAATGTTAAAGCCGTTCAAAATAAAATCAAAACCTACACTAGCAAAGTCAACGGTAAGACACAAAAGGATTACCAAATCACAGGGGTTGGTGCGATCCTCGATTCAATTAACACTTACTTGATGTTAGCCTTCTACGTCTTAGCTGGGATTGCCGGGATTTCATTATTGGTTTCAGCAATCATGATTATCGTGGTGCTCTACATCAGTGTGTCAGAACGGACGAAGGAAATCGGGATTCTACGCGCAATCGGCGCCCGAAAGAAAGATATTCGGCACTTATTCGTCTCAGAAGCCTTCTTGATTGGGTTATTATCAAGTGTTCTTGGTGCCGGCATTGCTGGCCTTGGACAATTGCTTGTCAATACGTTGGCCCAACCATTAACGCATATGCCAATTGTGGCAATTACCAGTGGCTACGTCCTATTCGGGATAATCATCAGCATTATCATCAGTCTCTTAGCGGCACTAGCACCTTCTCGTAAGGCAGCTAAGTTAGATCCAATTGAAGCCCTCGCGGCAGAATAA
- a CDS encoding HAD family hydrolase has translation MTIKLIASDMDHTLLTESGQLPPNFIPTIQQLHAKGVQFAAASGRPMYTLKQMFPELADTMVYVSDNGGAIGYQGETLFKSLLPLADYQRMVQFVNQTPDGIGVICGMDAAYVETQYRDYDATLRQFYANIEYVPDLTQVSVEANKFTIYFPGKDSQAQYEAVFAPEFEPAYSVTVAGVEWIDIMNQGIDKGHAMRFLADYFNITPAQMMAFGDTYNDKEMLQTVEHSYLMGNAADDMIQYATYRADTNENYGVLKEIQKLL, from the coding sequence ATGACAATTAAATTAATCGCATCCGATATGGATCATACCTTATTAACTGAGAGTGGCCAGTTGCCACCAAACTTTATACCAACCATTCAGCAATTACATGCTAAAGGGGTTCAATTCGCAGCTGCCAGCGGTCGACCAATGTACACGTTAAAGCAAATGTTTCCCGAACTTGCTGACACAATGGTTTACGTCAGCGATAACGGGGGTGCAATTGGTTATCAAGGTGAAACTTTATTCAAAAGTTTATTGCCGTTAGCTGATTACCAACGGATGGTCCAATTCGTTAATCAAACGCCAGATGGGATTGGCGTGATTTGTGGGATGGACGCGGCGTACGTTGAAACACAATATCGAGATTATGACGCGACTTTGCGGCAATTCTATGCCAACATTGAATATGTACCTGATTTAACGCAGGTTAGTGTTGAAGCCAACAAGTTTACGATTTATTTCCCGGGAAAAGATAGTCAAGCACAGTATGAAGCTGTTTTCGCACCCGAATTTGAACCGGCTTATTCAGTAACGGTTGCTGGTGTTGAATGGATCGATATTATGAATCAAGGCATCGACAAAGGCCATGCAATGCGCTTTTTGGCGGATTATTTCAACATCACGCCGGCGCAAATGATGGCCTTCGGGGATACTTATAATGATAAAGAAATGCTGCAAACCGTTGAACATAGTTATTTGATGGGGAATGCTGCCGACGATATGATCCAATATGCGACTTATCGTGCCGACACTAATGAGAACTATGGTGTGTTAAAGGAGATTCAGAAATTACTTTAG
- a CDS encoding IS3 family transposase (programmed frameshift), whose product MTKYSKTLKIKVVQDYLTSSLGYELIARKYGIKSNSLVVSWVQRYKAFGPKGLDVLSPEKTFDGSFKMNVLKWMKTNKASYPKTALHFNISNVGTIWQWQHIWETEGADALYRSKGRQTIMSADKQSKKRQQTELERLREENELLQIENEYPKKIKSLSPGRRKQQAQVIQELRLKHKLVKILKIVGMAKSTYEYIISHEPNGSSDQSVKQTIQIIKKNHPAYGYRRVTGELHRMNILVNHKKVLVLMRELQLLSTAFNKRTRKYNSYRGNVGTVAKNLINRRFFTDRPYQKLVTDVTEVRWGTKTIDERAYFTCIYDLFSGEILSHQVSKHPTVEFTTTVLNRAVKKIPKNLKYRTTVHSDQGFQYQHQDWTHILKEHRIFQSMSRKATCLDNAAMESFFHIMKAEAFYQKETDTYETLVSQISVWIDEYNFSRIKTKLGCKSPIEYRIFTTQKAA is encoded by the exons TTGACCAAATATTCTAAAACATTAAAAATAAAAGTTGTTCAGGATTATCTAACGTCATCCTTAGGTTATGAATTAATAGCGAGAAAATATGGTATTAAGAGTAACTCACTAGTTGTCTCGTGGGTTCAACGTTATAAGGCCTTTGGCCCAAAAGGACTAGATGTCCTATCACCCGAAAAAACATTTGATGGCTCATTTAAGATGAATGTTTTAAAATGGATGAAAACGAATAAGGCTTCTTATCCGAAAACCGCACTTCATTTTAATATCTCAAATGTCGGGACCATCTGGCAATGGCAACATATTTGGGAGACTGAGGGCGCTGATGCCTTATATCGTTCCAAAGGACGGCAAACAATTATGTCAGCTGATAAACAATCAAAAAAACGGCAACAAACAGAGTTAGAACGTCTTAGAGAAGAAAATGAATTGCTACAAATCGAGAATGAATACC CTAAAAAAATTAAGAGCCTTAGTCCAGGAAGAAGAAAACAACAAGCGCAAGTTATCCAAGAGCTAAGGCTTAAACACAAACTAGTAAAAATTCTAAAAATAGTTGGTATGGCCAAAAGTACGTATGAATACATTATTAGTCATGAACCGAACGGTTCATCTGACCAATCTGTTAAACAAACCATCCAAATAATCAAGAAGAATCATCCAGCGTACGGTTATCGTCGTGTAACTGGTGAATTACATCGTATGAATATCTTAGTAAATCATAAAAAAGTACTTGTCTTAATGCGAGAACTGCAATTACTATCAACTGCATTTAACAAACGTACTCGTAAATATAATTCATATAGAGGCAATGTTGGCACCGTTGCTAAGAACTTGATCAACCGTCGTTTCTTCACTGATCGTCCTTATCAAAAACTAGTAACAGACGTTACTGAAGTTCGCTGGGGAACCAAGACAATTGATGAACGCGCCTATTTCACATGTATTTATGATTTATTCTCAGGTGAAATTCTCAGCCATCAAGTTAGTAAACACCCTACTGTTGAATTTACTACAACTGTTTTGAATCGAGCAGTTAAGAAAATCCCTAAGAATTTAAAATACCGGACAACAGTTCACTCAGATCAAGGATTTCAATACCAGCATCAAGATTGGACTCATATCTTGAAAGAACATCGCATTTTTCAAAGTATGTCTCGCAAAGCAACATGTTTAGATAATGCAGCAATGGAGAGCTTTTTCCATATTATGAAAGCCGAAGCTTTCTACCAAAAAGAAACCGATACTTATGAAACACTAGTTTCACAAATATCGGTTTGGATTGATGAGTATAATTTTTCAAGAATTAAAACAAAACTGGGTTGTAAAAGTCCGATTGAATATCGAATTTTTACAACCCAGAAAGCTGCTTAA
- a CDS encoding pseudouridine synthase, with translation MRIDRFLSHMNVASRKELKVLFKAGRVRVDGTVVKDAKFKVNEATVVYVDDEPKRYQTYFYWLMNKPAGVISATTDPQKTVLDLLAPADLRDDLFPVGRLDKDTTGLLLLTNDGDLSHALLSPKKHVSKVYRATIAGIVTAEDQARFEAGLVLSDFTAQPAQLEILSVDEAQQESQITVEIHEGKFHQVKRMFHAVGKEVLTLERLKMGPLALPDDLDRGQYRALTDAEFALLKAN, from the coding sequence ATGAGAATTGATCGCTTTTTAAGTCATATGAATGTGGCTTCACGCAAAGAATTAAAGGTACTTTTTAAAGCGGGACGCGTGCGCGTTGATGGGACTGTGGTCAAAGATGCGAAGTTCAAAGTGAACGAGGCGACCGTTGTCTATGTTGACGACGAACCCAAGCGTTATCAAACCTATTTTTATTGGCTGATGAACAAACCGGCGGGTGTGATTTCGGCGACGACTGATCCCCAGAAAACAGTGCTTGATTTATTGGCACCAGCGGACTTGCGGGATGATCTGTTTCCAGTGGGGCGATTGGATAAAGATACAACCGGCTTATTATTGTTGACGAATGACGGCGATTTAAGCCATGCCTTGTTGAGTCCTAAAAAACACGTCAGCAAGGTTTATCGCGCCACGATTGCCGGGATTGTCACGGCAGAGGATCAAGCGCGGTTTGAAGCGGGGCTCGTGTTGAGTGATTTTACTGCACAACCAGCACAGCTTGAAATTCTGAGTGTTGATGAGGCGCAACAAGAAAGTCAGATTACCGTTGAGATTCATGAAGGTAAATTCCATCAAGTGAAGCGGATGTTTCATGCGGTCGGCAAGGAAGTCTTGACGCTAGAACGGCTTAAGATGGGACCACTGGCATTGCCAGATGATTTAGACCGTGGCCAATACCGTGCGTTGACAGATGCAGAATTTGCATTACTTAAAGCGAATTAA
- a CDS encoding MarR family winged helix-turn-helix transcriptional regulator yields the protein MNNQLLMLIKYRNILDQLFVTVLQNVDLSLEQYLLMEKMDREKEETPGNLAACMGVSRPAISRQCQSLGEKGLIERANVGSFIGDSRKVYYRLTTKGKQLLLKIRLNSNDMIDSLDSGFVTTNWDEIDNQIALMSDAVKRTFNINEIQIF from the coding sequence ATGAATAATCAATTATTAATGCTCATTAAATATCGTAATATTTTGGATCAATTATTTGTCACAGTTTTGCAAAATGTTGACTTATCACTCGAACAATATTTGTTGATGGAAAAAATGGATCGTGAAAAAGAAGAAACGCCCGGCAACCTTGCTGCTTGTATGGGCGTTTCTCGACCAGCTATTTCCCGCCAATGCCAATCGTTGGGTGAAAAAGGATTAATTGAACGGGCTAATGTGGGGAGTTTTATTGGTGATAGTCGTAAAGTATACTATCGACTTACAACCAAGGGGAAACAGTTATTATTAAAGATTAGACTAAACAGTAATGACATGATTGATAGTTTGGATTCTGGATTTGTTACTACCAATTGGGATGAAATTGATAACCAAATTGCGCTAATGTCCGACGCGGTTAAAAGAACATTCAATATCAATGAGATTCAAATCTTTTAG
- the argS gene encoding arginine--tRNA ligase: MDFKQQVTTALMGVLGDSLPADKVAQLIETPKTSDLGDYAFPTFILAKTLRKAPQQIAQDLVAEMDQAGFEKVIANGPYINFFLDKATFSDQILKTVLTQAANYGQSDLGKGGNVPIDMSSPNIAKPISMGHLRSTVIGNSIAKILTKVGFNPIKINHLGDWGTQFGKLIVAYKKWGSEEEVKEDPITNLLKYYVKFHQEDVEHPELDDEARAWFRKLEAGDEEATKLWSWFRTESLKEFQKIYTMLGVEFDSFNGEAFYNDKMDGVVNALEAKGLLQESRGAEIVDLTAYNLNPALIKKSDGATLYMTRDLAAAMYRHDTYDFVQSLYVVGGEQREHFNQMKAVLKEMGNDWSDEIHHIPFGLITQGGKKLSTRSGRVILLEEVLNDAVNLAQQQIETKNPDLPNKEEVAKQVGIGAVIFHDLKNDRLDNFDFDLEEVVRFEGETGPYVQYTNARAQSILRKANQEVAMDADLVVSDANAWDVLKMLGNFPDVIVKASQEYEPSVIAKYALRLAKAFNKYYANSKILADDDQKNARLSLVKSVSTVLEASLDLLGVQAPKAM; this comes from the coding sequence ATGGATTTTAAACAACAAGTCACCACTGCCTTAATGGGCGTTTTAGGGGACAGTTTACCAGCAGATAAAGTAGCACAACTCATTGAAACACCAAAAACATCAGACTTAGGGGACTATGCTTTTCCAACGTTTATCTTAGCGAAAACATTACGGAAAGCACCCCAACAAATCGCCCAAGACTTAGTCGCAGAAATGGATCAAGCCGGCTTTGAAAAAGTGATTGCCAACGGGCCATACATCAACTTCTTCTTGGATAAGGCTACGTTTAGCGACCAAATCCTCAAAACCGTCTTAACGCAAGCCGCTAATTACGGCCAAAGTGACCTCGGTAAAGGGGGCAACGTGCCAATCGACATGTCATCACCCAACATCGCTAAACCCATCTCAATGGGCCATTTACGGTCAACAGTGATTGGGAACTCAATCGCCAAGATTTTGACAAAAGTGGGCTTCAACCCAATTAAAATCAATCACTTGGGTGACTGGGGTACTCAATTCGGTAAATTAATCGTAGCTTATAAAAAATGGGGGAGTGAAGAAGAAGTTAAAGAAGACCCAATCACGAACCTTTTGAAATATTACGTTAAGTTCCATCAAGAAGACGTTGAACATCCAGAATTAGACGATGAAGCACGGGCATGGTTCCGTAAGCTTGAAGCCGGGGATGAAGAAGCAACGAAGTTATGGTCATGGTTTAGAACTGAATCATTAAAGGAATTCCAAAAGATCTATACGATGTTAGGGGTCGAATTCGACTCATTTAATGGTGAAGCCTTCTATAACGACAAGATGGACGGTGTGGTCAACGCACTTGAAGCAAAAGGGCTCTTACAAGAAAGTCGCGGTGCTGAAATCGTCGACTTAACAGCTTACAACTTGAACCCAGCCTTGATTAAAAAATCAGACGGCGCAACACTCTACATGACACGTGATTTAGCCGCTGCGATGTATCGGCATGACACATACGACTTCGTGCAATCATTGTACGTTGTTGGTGGCGAACAACGGGAACATTTCAACCAAATGAAGGCCGTTTTAAAAGAAATGGGCAACGATTGGTCGGACGAAATTCACCATATTCCATTCGGCTTAATTACTCAAGGTGGTAAGAAATTATCAACGCGTAGCGGTCGTGTGATCTTATTGGAAGAAGTTTTAAATGACGCCGTTAACCTAGCACAACAACAAATTGAAACCAAAAACCCTGATTTACCAAACAAAGAAGAAGTTGCAAAACAAGTCGGCATCGGTGCGGTTATTTTCCATGATTTGAAGAATGATCGTTTAGATAATTTTGACTTTGACTTAGAAGAAGTTGTGCGTTTCGAAGGTGAGACAGGTCCATACGTGCAATACACAAATGCCCGTGCCCAAAGTATCTTGCGCAAGGCCAACCAAGAAGTCGCAATGGACGCTGACTTAGTCGTTTCAGATGCCAACGCTTGGGATGTCTTGAAGATGCTCGGCAACTTCCCAGATGTGATTGTCAAAGCCAGCCAAGAATACGAACCATCAGTGATTGCCAAATACGCATTACGCTTGGCAAAAGCCTTCAACAAGTATTACGCAAACTCAAAAATTTTGGCAGACGACGATCAAAAAAATGCGCGTCTTTCATTAGTGAAGAGTGTCAGCACAGTCCTAGAAGCCTCACTAGACTTATTAGGCGTACAAGCACCAAAAGCAATGTAG
- a CDS encoding alpha/beta hydrolase produces MQKLTVQSTDRIHTLNVVTWFPIQKPVAVVQILTGMAEYIERYDAFAQFLADRGIIVIGHDHIGQGHSVQSNDELGYFGPNGLQTLVNDCTLIGRIVHEEYPEPTIICARTLNGLNASDTIC; encoded by the coding sequence ATGCAAAAATTGACCGTTCAATCTACTGATCGAATCCATACTTTAAATGTCGTGACTTGGTTTCCAATCCAAAAACCGGTCGCAGTTGTCCAAATTCTAACTGGGATGGCCGAATATATCGAACGTTATGATGCTTTCGCTCAATTCTTAGCAGATCGTGGGATTATCGTCATCGGACACGATCATATTGGGCAAGGCCACTCCGTTCAGTCCAACGATGAGCTCGGTTATTTCGGGCCAAACGGGCTCCAGACGCTAGTCAACGATTGTACCTTAATCGGTCGCATTGTCCACGAGGAATACCCAGAGCCTACCATTATTTGTGCTCGGACACTCAATGGGCTCAATGCTAGCGACACAATATGTTAA
- a CDS encoding APC family permease — protein MIEKNKMSLFSLVMLGLSSIIGSGWLFGAWEATTVAGPAAIISWIVGAIVIGAIAFNYVELGTMFPESGGMSHYAQYSHGSLLGFIAAWANWVSLVTIIPIEAVAAVQYMSSWPWAWANWTNHFMHHAEISNRGLLVVFAFIIVFTLLNFWSVKFLTRFTSFIAIFKLGVPLLTIIMLVSTGFHTGNFGHSMATFMPYGSAKIFAATSISGIIFSYNAFQTVINVGSEIRDSKRNIGRGIAISLGISIVIYLLLQITFIGSVSPTLLAKVGWHGLNFQSPFADLAILLGIHWLAVLLYLDAFVSPFGTGVSFVASCARTLAALKQNKHMPPIVGRMNEQYNIPRIAMVINAIVSMLLVSIFRSWGTLASVISTATLIAYLTGPVTVMSLRKMAPDMNRPVQSPWMKIMSPLSFILASLATYWAMWPTTIKVIGVIMLGLPFYFYYEYRIHWENTWAQFKGSLWLIIYLALLSLISFLGSREFNGINLIPYPLDFVLISALALIFYYWGIISRFYSKYFSRATRINDDVQL, from the coding sequence ATGATAGAGAAGAACAAAATGAGTTTATTTAGCCTAGTGATGCTAGGTTTAAGTTCCATCATCGGTTCCGGTTGGCTGTTTGGTGCATGGGAGGCAACGACCGTGGCAGGCCCAGCAGCCATCATCTCTTGGATTGTTGGCGCAATTGTGATTGGTGCAATTGCCTTTAATTACGTTGAACTCGGGACGATGTTTCCTGAAAGTGGCGGGATGAGTCACTATGCCCAATATAGTCACGGTTCATTACTCGGCTTCATCGCAGCGTGGGCCAATTGGGTATCATTAGTCACGATTATCCCAATCGAAGCCGTCGCTGCTGTCCAGTATATGAGTTCTTGGCCATGGGCGTGGGCTAACTGGACGAATCACTTTATGCACCACGCTGAAATTTCGAATCGTGGCTTGCTCGTCGTCTTTGCCTTTATCATCGTCTTCACCCTTTTAAATTTCTGGTCCGTTAAATTCTTGACCCGTTTTACCAGCTTCATTGCAATCTTTAAATTAGGTGTGCCATTATTAACCATTATTATGTTAGTCTCAACTGGTTTCCATACTGGCAACTTCGGGCATTCAATGGCGACGTTTATGCCCTATGGTTCCGCCAAAATTTTTGCAGCCACTTCGATTTCTGGGATTATCTTTTCATACAATGCCTTTCAAACAGTAATCAATGTCGGCAGTGAAATCCGTGATTCTAAACGGAATATTGGACGTGGAATTGCAATTTCACTTGGGATCAGTATTGTGATTTATCTACTCTTGCAAATTACCTTTATCGGTTCTGTTTCACCCACCTTGCTCGCCAAAGTCGGTTGGCACGGTTTAAACTTCCAATCACCCTTTGCCGACTTAGCCATTTTACTTGGAATCCATTGGTTAGCCGTCTTACTTTACTTAGATGCGTTTGTTTCACCCTTTGGGACCGGCGTTTCCTTTGTCGCTTCATGTGCACGGACATTAGCAGCATTAAAGCAGAACAAACACATGCCACCGATTGTCGGCCGCATGAACGAACAATATAATATTCCTCGCATTGCGATGGTCATTAACGCCATCGTCAGCATGCTACTCGTTTCAATTTTTAGAAGTTGGGGAACGTTAGCCAGCGTGATTTCAACCGCAACGTTGATTGCCTATTTAACCGGCCCGGTCACCGTCATGTCATTACGTAAAATGGCCCCTGATATGAACCGCCCTGTTCAGTCACCTTGGATGAAAATCATGTCGCCATTATCCTTTATCCTTGCCAGTTTGGCAACTTACTGGGCAATGTGGCCAACAACCATTAAGGTGATTGGCGTCATTATGCTTGGCTTACCATTTTATTTCTACTATGAGTATCGGATTCACTGGGAAAATACTTGGGCCCAATTCAAAGGAAGCTTATGGTTAATTATCTATCTCGCATTGCTTTCGCTGATTTCATTCTTGGGCAGTCGGGAATTCAACGGAATTAACCTGATTCCTTACCCACTCGATTTCGTCTTAATTAGCGCATTAGCCCTCATCTTTTACTATTGGGGAATTATCAGTCGCTTCTATTCGAAATACTTCTCACGCGCAACACGAATTAACGATGATGTGCAACTTTAA
- a CDS encoding NAD(P)H-hydrate dehydratase: MQVITNSTVRAVLQARPAISHKGDFGRVLIIGGSQQYGGAAIMSASAAVYAGAGLVSVASDLSVLSGLHARLPEAMFIDYQQPFVQWSSAVQAADVVVVGPGLGITSFAVELLRKILQTIQPTQTLIIDGSALSIIAHEKLKIPNTQLILTPHQMEWARLSGVAIEQQTVATNQAALAAYPNATLVLKKHHTEVYHQQQVQQLTIGGPSMATGGSGDTLTGIIAAFCGQFGTHYQTICAAVYTHSAIADELAKTQYVTLPSQVIQTLPHYMAKMIHQS, from the coding sequence ATGCAAGTCATCACAAATTCAACCGTTCGTGCGGTCCTGCAGGCACGGCCTGCCATCAGTCATAAAGGCGATTTTGGCCGCGTCTTAATCATTGGTGGTAGTCAGCAATACGGCGGTGCTGCGATTATGAGTGCCTCTGCGGCTGTTTATGCTGGTGCTGGATTAGTTTCCGTTGCTAGTGACTTAAGTGTTCTCAGCGGACTGCACGCGCGCTTACCAGAAGCCATGTTCATTGATTATCAACAACCCTTCGTGCAGTGGTCGTCTGCAGTCCAGGCTGCTGATGTCGTTGTTGTCGGACCTGGTCTTGGCATTACTTCGTTTGCCGTTGAACTGCTGAGAAAAATCTTACAAACCATCCAACCAACACAAACACTGATTATCGATGGTTCAGCACTATCAATCATCGCACATGAAAAACTGAAGATCCCGAATACGCAACTCATTTTAACCCCGCATCAAATGGAATGGGCGCGCCTCAGCGGTGTTGCAATCGAGCAGCAAACGGTTGCTACTAATCAAGCCGCACTCGCTGCTTATCCAAACGCGACTTTAGTGCTTAAAAAACATCACACTGAGGTCTATCATCAGCAACAGGTTCAGCAACTAACCATCGGTGGGCCTTCCATGGCAACTGGCGGTAGCGGCGATACACTGACTGGTATTATTGCCGCATTCTGTGGTCAATTTGGCACCCACTATCAGACGATTTGTGCCGCTGTTTATACCCACAGTGCGATTGCTGATGAACTCGCCAAAACCCAATACGTCACACTTCCTAGCCAAGTGATTCAGACCTTACCACACTATATGGCTAAAATGATTCATCAATCTTAA